The genomic interval CTTTTAGTTTATAGATTTTGATGGACCCAGTTCTGCCCTTTACTGTTCGTTCTCCCACAAAATCAACATCTACGATATTAGAAACTCCTTCGTAGGCAGAACTACTTAAGTATATTTCGTCCGGCGGACATATTTGAGTCAGCCGTGCTGCTACATTAACTGTATCGCCAATAATAGTTAAATAAGAAAGTTCCTCTATTACATAACCAAAAAATACCCAACCAGTATTCACCCCGAATGAAATACGCCAGTCTCCAATTTCTTTTTTTCCAATTTTATTTTGATAATAATCTCTTATTGCTAAGATGCACTCGATTGCTCGCTCAGGGTCATCGCGATGTGTCCTTGGAATGCCAAAAGCAGCAAGAATGCGGTTATCAGGGAAAATCTTATTAGCAGTACCTTCGTATTTTTTTATTATATTCTCCAACTCATCCATTGTTTCAGCAAGATAAATTGCATTCAGACGGGCTTTTGACTTATCTATAACCTTTGCCGTATTAATAAAATTAACAAAAAATAATGTTGCGATACGAGATTCACCACCCCATAATTTTACATGTTCGCTATCAATTTGAGATTCTACTGAATGAACAAGCTTTGCTCCACAATTAGGACAAAATTTGTATGACTCTAAAATTTTTACATAACCACAAAAACTACACTCCCCCATAGCAAGAAATTATACACAAAATTTACAAAGTGTCAATAATGAAAAATTTAATATTTTGAATAAATACAGCGCTAAATGCTTTTAACTTTTGTGCAGTAATTTTTCAATCTCATAATGTTTCCCATCCTCTGCCGCAAGAACCGATATACCAGTTTTCTCACTTAATTGCCTTGCAATATTCCAGGGCCCCTTACGGATAATGGTCATACCAAAATGAGTGATGATAGCGACCTTTGGTTTAATACCTGAAATTATCTCTTCACAATCGGAAACAGATAGGTGGTCAATTTCAGAAGATTCAAGTTTCAGAAGGCTCAATATGACAATTTCGCCTTTATAGGCATTTATCAATTCTGGGAAAAACTTCGTATCAACAATATATGAAATTGAATAATTATCATAACTTAATTTAATACCATAAGTTTCGACCCGATGTTCGTGTTTGATGGGAAATTTAATTTTTAATCCATTTAATTGAATTTCAAATCCCGGGGTAATTATCTTTATTTCTTTTAAAAATTCTAATAAATAATCAAAAACTACACCTCCTTTGCCAAATGCATCACTCGGCGCAAATAAGACTCCATTCTTTTTAAATCCACCTTGGGTCAACACATCAAGATAAACATTTATATCTGCGGAGTGATCAATGTGCTTATGAGTCAAGATTATCGCATCAATCTTTTCAGGATTAAATTTTGGTAAATATGTTAAGAAGCGATAATATGACTCTGGACCAGGGTCAACAAGGATATTCTTCCCTCCTATTCTAAAAAAAATCCCACCCGTTGCACGTAGTTGTTTGGCAATAACAAACCGTGCACCTCCGGTGCCCAAAAAAATAATTTCGTCTTTCTTCGGTTTTTTGATCTTTGTCGTCATTTTAATACTTTTCACACAAATTATTATTAAAAAAAATAAATAATTTCACCATACTCTAAATCGTTTCCCTGTCAATGATTTTCAAAATCTCCGTAATGGTTTCTTCAAGGTTTATATTCTTCACCACATATTTGTAATCTTTCATATACTTTAGTTCCTTGGTCGCGGTTTTCAAACGATTCTCAATCTCCTTTTCGTTATCAGTATTTCTTTTTATCAATCTTTTTTTTAACTCAGCAAAATCAGGTGGCAAGACAAATATATAAATTCCATCGGGATATAGTGGCATTAATTTCTTTGCACCCTGGACATCAATATCCATTAGAACATGGAAACCATTTTTTAAATTTTTTTCTAAAAAATCTTTAGGTGTTCCATAATAATGTCCGTGTACAATTGCATATTCAGCAAACTTACCCTCTGCAATCCAGCGTTTAAATTCTTTTTCAGTAAGAAAAAAATATTCCCTTCCATTTACCTCACCTTTTCTTTTTGCCCTTGAAGTTGCAGATATAGAATACACAATATCTTTACGTCTTGCTACTATTTCATTACATATAGTAGTTTTACCAACGCCGGATGGACCTGAAATAACTATTAATTTCGCCCTTTTACTCAATGTTTTGTACCTGTTCTCTGATTTTTTCTATCCCCTCTTTAATATTCACTACCGATTCACTTATCCTCAGGTAATTTGCCTTAACACTCAATGTATTTGCCTCTCTCTGCATTTCCTGAAGCAAAAAATTCAGCCGTCTTCCGGGGTATTTTTCATTATCAAGGGCATCTTTAAATGCCTTGATGTGTCCTGATAATCTTGAATATTCTTCTGCAACATCGGTTCTATCTGCAATATAAAGCATTTCCTGATATAATCTTGAACGGTCAACATTTTCGTTAATTCCTTTAACCAAATCATTTAAGTGCTTTTTGTAGTACTCATTCCTTTCCGGTATCATTAATTTAATCTTCTCAACTTCCTGGATAATATCACATAAGATTTTCATAATTTCTTGTTTTGTATGTTCACCCTCTCTTTTCTTTGACATAATCAATTCATTCAATGCCTGATTAAAAATTGGTTTAAAACTTTTGAATATCAATTTTGTATCTGTCTGACTCTGACTTATCTTTATCAAACCCGGTATGGAAAGCAGAGTATTTATATTTAATGAACCTGTCACTTTATACTTCTTTTTAATTTCTCGCGCAATTGTTAAATATGCATCAAGCAATTCTTTGTCAACTTCAAATCTATTTCCTAAGATTTCGCGGTCCTGTTGAACCACGACAACGATATGCCCACGACATATGTTTTCCTGTAGAATTTTCTTTATCTCATCTTCAAATGGGCTGAAAGAACTTGGCAACTTAAGGGAGATATCAAGAAACCGATGGTTATATGACCTTATCTCCACATCAAATTTTATTGGCGGATTTTTTATCTCACCGCTCGCCCTGCCTATTCCGGTCATACTATATGGCATAATTAAACCTCCAGGATGATTGTCACAGGCCCATTATTTTCCAAACTCACAAGCATCCTTTCACCGAAAACGCCCGATTTTGTAGAAATACCATTATTTCTTAATTTCTCAATAAAAAACTCATACAACCTCTTCGCCCTCTCTGGCTCTTCTGCGTTTGTAAAAGATGGCCTCCTGCCCCTGCTTGTGTCAGCGAGTAAGGTAAATTGAGATACCACCAATGCTTCACCATTGATGTCTTTTAGTGAAAGATTAAATTTTCCATTATTGTCTTCAAAAATTCTCAAATTTACACAGGTTTGTGCTAAATCATCTGCCTGCTTTTCAGTATCACCTTTTTTTACACCGAGCAATATCAACAGCCCCTCCCCAATCTTGGAAATTATCTTATCTTCTATTATGACTTCTGCTTTTTTCACTCTTTGTAAAACTGCCTTCACTTTGAAATTGCCTCAAGAATTGACTTTGCAAAGTCCTTCGCTGCTTGTGGTCCTGAACCTGTGATAACATTACCACAGATCTCTATATCCCTGCCTGTATATTCTCTACAATGTGGTTTAATTTCATCTGCAACTCCGGGATAAACAGTCACCTTTTTATCCTTAAGAATCCCTGCCCTTGCCAGAACAATCGGGGCAATACAGATCGCTGCAACAATTTTGTTTTTTTCATAAAAACTATTGATAATGGAGTGAAGGATTTTATCATCCCATAGTTCTCTACAACCAATTCCTCCTGCAATAATCAATGCCACGAAACTATCGGGATTCACTTGAGATATTAAAATTTCTGGTTTTACTACCATACCCATCATACCCATTGCAGGCGTGGTATCAGTAGAAGCAATAACAACCTTAAATCCTGAATTTTTCAAAAGTTCAAATGGTTCCTTAAATTCTTCATCTCGAAAATCATTATGCGCAATGACAATCAGTACTGATTTTTTCTGAAAAACTTCATTCTCGGTTTTTGAAAATGTTGGTTTTTGTTCTTTACTACCTCCACAAAACACAAAAAGTAGTAACCCGAGAATAAAATTTCTTTTCATAAAACCTCCTGAATTCAATTTAAAAAGCGGGAGACGGGATTCGAACCCGCAACCAACGGCTTGGAAGGCCGTGACTCTACCATTGAGCTACTCCCGCATAACTCTCTTCATTTCTCTTAAAATTTTATTGTTTGAAATAATTATACCTGTTTAAAAGAAAAAGTCAACAATCAAAAAAAAAACAGCTCCTTGACAATCTTCTCTACTTCATTATACTAATTATGATGGCTGTAAATATACAGGAAATCGCAATAGACTTGATTAAAACAATAAAAGCAGCACAAATCTATCAAACCAACCATCCAAGTTTCAAAAATTTTTTTAATCAGTTTTACAAAGACATCACTGAATATCTAAAAACTAATTATGAATTTATTCTCAAAATAGAAAGATTTTCAATACGTTATGAAGAAAGAATTATCTATGAAGAAACTGAAAAAGATATCAGTGTTGCCTTTAGACTATTCAAAGACGGGATAAGGGAAATTAAGTTTACTGAAGGTATCACGGAAGATGAATTGTTGATCTTTATAGAAATTGTAAGTCGAACTGACCGTGATCAGGATATTGCCTTAAACCTTTGGGAATGTGATTTTTCACACATAACTTTCTATGTTGTAGAAGAAGAGGAAGAAGAAAAATTCGCATATACCCTCCCTGAATTACCAAAACTTGAAATAAATTACGACGATACGGTGAAAGGGATTCTTACCAGAGAAAAGATTGACTTCGCTGATAAAATATCTGTGGAAATAACCCCCGAGGAACTAAGAACTTTAAAATCGGAAATTGATGAAATTGAAAACCAAACCGAACTTAGTATTGTAATCACCACTTTGATTGATGTGTTAAAAAATACAAAATCGCCTGAAGTCGTTGAGGCTCTTGCGGAAATACTCGAACTTTGCATCAATAGTAATGATTTCAAAAATGCAGTTCTAATCGTAAATTACCTGTGGAATTATGCAGATATAAACCTTATACCGAGAATAGAAAATGAAGGTATGATCGCAAGCTTTGCAGAATTACCGGACACCCTCGACGACCAATCATTTAGCGATTTCGTTGCATTGATTGGTTTTTTTTCAAAAAAAACAATCCCTTGGTTCATCCGTATTCTAAAAAATGTGAAAAATGATGAACGCCTGCGCGTTCTACAAGAACGACTGGCTTATATCTGCCAGGGTGATGTTGAACCAATTTTAACTTTTCTAAAAGAAAGAGACATTAAAATCCTCACAAATGCAATTGTAATTTTGGGCAAGATAAAAAACCCTTCTGTTATCTCACATTTAAAAACCTTAACTTTGCATCCATCTCCCCTGGTTAGAAAGTCAATAGTGGACGCCTTAACTGAATTTGGTGAAACCAAAATGATCTCTGATTTTCTTGAAGACACGGATGTAAATGTAAGGATAAGGGCGCTCCAGGCTCTTGAAAAATTAGGTGGCTATACTGCTATCTATCAAAAATTGATTAGAACAATAAAAAAACGAGAATTTTTGAATTTGAATTACAATGAACAGAAAGCATATTTTGATTGTCTGATTGCCAATGGGAATAAAAATCTCGTGAGAGATTTAGAAAAAATTTTATTTAAATGGATTTTGTTCGGTAAACAGAAATATTTAGTAAAAAGACAGTTATCAGCACAAGCTCTGGCTAAAATTGGTAATGAAACTGCTGTTTCTATTCTCAGGAAAGGTATGAAGAAGAAAAACGAAGATATAAAGGCGGTATGTGAAACCGCTTTAAAATTTATAGAGAGTAAAAATGAGCAAACCCGATAAAGATTTTATTAATAGTCTTTATGCCCTCATAAAAGCGACTTTTGTTTATGATTTTAACAATGATGTTGTTGTCAACCTTATAAATAAGTTTATGAATCAGTTAAAATTTTTCTTCCAAACAAATAATCAAATTGAGATCATGAGATACCGTGATTATATATTCTTTAACAAAATAAGAATGCGTTTTGAAATTGAAGGTTATGCAAGTTTACAATTCATAGAAGAAAATCTAAAAAAACTCGGAATAAAATCAATTATATTACTTCCGAACTTAAAAGCCCAAGAAATACTAAAATTTGCATCCCTCTTTAAACTCAACCGAGAGGGATTTGTTCAGAAATATAACGAAATCAAATTTAATTCAATTAATGTTGAATTTTATACTGAACAGGAAGAGACAATTCCTGAATTTCTCAAAGATGGAGAACAGATAAAAAAAACATACTTTAAGGCACTAAAGGTGACAAAAAATTTAATACAGAACCTTTGGAATCGACAGGCCGTTGATACTAAGAGCTTCCGGAGGGTTATTTATACATTGATTGACAGTTTGAGTCAGGATGAATTTGGTTTAACAGCACTAACCGCTATAAAAAATTTTGATGAATATACATATAACCATTCATTGAATGTTGGTGTTCTTTCTCTGGCTATGGGACAGCGCCTTGATCTGGAACGAAAAAATCTTGTAAAACTTGGGACCGGCGGATTATTACACGATATAGGAAAAGTCGCTATTTCAAAAGATTTAATTGACAAAAATGGACCGCTCACAAAAGAAGAATGGGAAATTATGAAGAAGCATTCGGTCTTTGGAGTAAGCGAAATAATAAAAACAAGGGGGTTAGATGATATCGCCTTCGCATCACTTTTAGCAGCTTATCAACACCACTGGAATTGTGACGGCACTGGATATCCCGAAAAAATAGATCCCAAAATACAACCCAATCTCTTTGCACGGATAATTCGTATTTGTGATGCATACGATGCAATGACCACATCAAGACCCTATCAGGTTTTACCCTATTTGCCTGCTGTAGCAATACGGGTGATCTGGGCGCATGCCGGGACTTATTTTGACCGAACACTGACTAAAGTTTTCATCCAAATTTTAGGAATTTATCCAGTGAGCAGTTGTGTTGAACTCAACAATGAAGAAATCGCAATTGTTTTACGTCAAAATCCTGCTAATATTGATAGACCAATTATTAAAATTGTATTAAATAATAAGAGAGAAAAAATAAACGGGCCGATTGTTGACCTTGGTTTAGAAAAAAGCCTAAATATACTGAGGGCAATTTATCCACAAAAATATGATATAAATCCTGCAGAACATCTTATTACACTGTAACAAAATTTACCTATTGACTTTTGCATATCTATAGATAAAATTGGACCATGAATAGAAATATTGCTGTTTTAGCGTCGGGTCGGGGTTCAAACCTTGAGGCAATCATCAAAAATATTGAGAATGGAACCTGTATTGCTAATCTTGTGCTCGTTATTAGCGATAATCCTGAAGCACGGGCATTGCAAATCGCCCGCGACCACAATATAAAGGCATTATATCTTGACCCCGGGCCAAAAAAGACATGGCTTTTACCGGAATATGAAGAAAATTATGTAAAGGTATTAAAAGAGCATGATGTCTATCTTGTATGTCTCGCAGGATTTATGAGAATAATCAAACAACCGCTATTGACGGCATTTCCTGGTAGGATTTTGAATATTCATCCATCTCTGCTCCCAGCATTTCCCGGGCTTGATGTTCAAAGGAAAGCGCTTGAGTATGGAGTTAAATATTCGGGATGCACTGTTCATTTTGTTGACGATACAGTGGATGGCGGTCCCATTATAACGCAGGCAGTAGTACCTATTTATGACAATGATACACCAGAGGCACTGGCAGAGAGAATCCTAAAAGAAGAACACAGAATTTACACCGAAGCAATAAATCTTGTTCTATCAGGTAAATTTAGGATAATAGGTAGAAGGGTCATTCGGGAAGAATCTTGATAAGATATTTCGCAATTGTTAATAATAAAATCACCGAAAGTGATAAAGACTCTGCAGCCATATATTATTTTATAAATCCAGACGACAATGAAAAAAAATTTCTCATCGAAAATTATAGAATTGATGAGCATACACTCAATTCAGCGCTTGACCCCAACGAACTTGCCCGTATGGAGTTTGAGCCAGAACATATCGCCATAATTTTAAAAAGGCCCAAAAAATATGAAGCGCGCGACCAACTGCTATTTAAAGTGCCAACAATTGGAATATTCTTATTCAAAAACTTTATGTTAATCGTCTCGGCAGAAGATATAATATTATTTGACGGCAAATTATTTTTAAGTGTATCAAATTTAAATGAACTACTGCTCAAAATAATTTATAGGTCAATCCACCATTTCGTTGACCATCTTAAAGTAATCAATATGATAACCGATGAATTGGAACAAAAAATAAACCGCTCAATGGAAAACCGTTATTTGATAAATATGTTCACTCTTGAAAAAAGCCTCGTCTATTATCTTGATGCAATTCATTCAAATAGTATGCTAATCGAAAAGATAAAACATAATGCGGCTAAATTTGAACTGAACCAGGAACAATTAGAGTTACTTGATGATATTACCATTGAAAACAATCAATGTTATGAACAGGCTCAGAACTATTCTGAAATTCTTGCAAGTTTGATGGATGCCCGCGCCTCCATTGTGAGTAATAATCTAAATATTTTAATAAAGGTATTAAATATTATTACAATTTTATTAATGGTGCCGACGATGGTCGTTTCTATATTTTCAATGAATGTGCCATTGCCTTTACAGGGGCACCCTTATGCATTCTGGATTATTCTTGGCTTATCAGGGTTGAGTGTGCTCACGGTGATTTTTATTTGGTGGAGATTGAAGCTTTAAAAAGATGGTTAGTGGGTTAGGGTTGAGAAACTACTGAATTGGTCATTGGGTTTAGTAGTTTGTTTAAAGACCAACAACCATAGACCAAAGACCATACCAGCATCCATGCCCATTAACCATAGACCATCTGTTAAAGGGCGGTTAGCTCAGCTGGTTAGAGCGTCGGTCTCACATACCGAAGGTCGAGCGTTCAAGTCGCTCACCGCCCATGCGAAATTGGCTTGCAGTCACCAAGTGAAACGCAGGTGAATGCAACTGCCAAATTCAGCATCCCGAACGCAGTGAGGGATATGTTAAGTTTGTAATAAATTTTTGAAATTTTTGAATTCAGCGTATATCTTCTTTTTCAGAAAAATATCCCGTGGTTCTCCCTCGGGTATTTTACTTAAAATTTCCTCAAGTAACTTATCAGCGACAGATAAATGATTCTTTGATTCAGTTATCTTCGTTAAATAATAATAAACCTGCGCCAGATAAAAATTTATTACAAATTTGGTTTCGTTATCATATTCAACCTTTTCATATCCAAGGGCAGTTTTTAGCAGATCAAGTGCTGTGTATAAATGTGTAACGAGTAATTTTTTTTCAATAATTGATTGTTTTATTTTCACCTTTGCCCTGCCAATTATACAAGTTAGTTTACTTTCAGGATCAAATAATTCTTCACACCTTTTTTCTAATTCCTCAAACATATTAAATGCCTTTTCATAATTACCTTTTTCTGTCTCCAATTCAGCAAGACTTATCATTACTTCATTTGCGTTCCTAACACTTCCTAATTTAACAAATATTTCATAAGCATTTTTAAAATAATATTCTGCTTTTGGTAGGTCACCCTTTTCAAGATAAATGTTACCAAGGCCATAATTTCCGTAGCCATTACCAAGTTGATTGTTTATCTGGGCATTTATATTTAAATATTCATTATATTTTTCTTCTGCCTTATCTAATGCACCAAGTTGATAATATGTGTTGCCGATATTGTAAGTAGCAATCGCACGGGCAAGGAGATTACCTGTTTTTATATCTATCTCAAGCGATTTGTTAAGATATTCAAGCGCCTTATAGTAATCTGATTGACGCGTATAATAACCACAAATATTATTGTATATAACCGCCATACCAGGTATATCCTCTAACATTTCGTATATCTTTAATGCCTTACTATACGCCTCAAAAGATTTTTCATATTCACCAGTATGAGAATAGATTGAACCAAGTTGATTATAAACCCTTGCGATTTTTTTCTTGGTTTGAATATTGGGGGCATCTTTCACATTTGTTAGTATCTGTTCAAGAACATTACGTGCCTGTTTTAATTCGCCCTTGAGATAGTATATCCAGGCAATACCAAGCCAGGTGTCGAACTTTTCCTCCTCGGAGAAATCTATAAGTAATTTTAATGATTCGTCATAAATTTGCAGCGCTTTTTCATAGTCACTGATTCTCTGATATGCATCTGCCATTTGATTAAGTATTTTGACCTTATCAAGTGTGCTATGTGCTATTTTAAATGCCCTTTCATAAAGCTCAATAGCATCTTCGCAACATCCTATTCTACTATATATTCCTCCCAATTTATACATTGTATCAAAAATAGTTTTGCTATCTTCGTCGGTATCAGGCTTTAATTCCTTAAGTACATATAAATAATACGAAATTGCTTCCATATTTGCGTAGCATTTTTGTGCATTTTCGCCCGCTTTCAAAGCATAATAAATTGCCTTATCTTTACAATCTGCTTTCGCATAATGTTCAAAAAGAACATCGTAAAATT from candidate division WOR-3 bacterium carries:
- the dtd gene encoding D-aminoacyl-tRNA deacylase, whose protein sequence is MKAVLQRVKKAEVIIEDKIISKIGEGLLILLGVKKGDTEKQADDLAQTCVNLRIFEDNNGKFNLSLKDINGEALVVSQFTLLADTSRGRRPSFTNAEEPERAKRLYEFFIEKLRNNGISTKSGVFGERMLVSLENNGPVTIILEV
- the gmk gene encoding guanylate kinase; this encodes MSKRAKLIVISGPSGVGKTTICNEIVARRKDIVYSISATSRAKRKGEVNGREYFFLTEKEFKRWIAEGKFAEYAIVHGHYYGTPKDFLEKNLKNGFHVLMDIDVQGAKKLMPLYPDGIYIFVLPPDFAELKKRLIKRNTDNEKEIENRLKTATKELKYMKDYKYVVKNINLEETITEILKIIDRETI
- the purN gene encoding phosphoribosylglycinamide formyltransferase gives rise to the protein MNRNIAVLASGRGSNLEAIIKNIENGTCIANLVLVISDNPEARALQIARDHNIKALYLDPGPKKTWLLPEYEENYVKVLKEHDVYLVCLAGFMRIIKQPLLTAFPGRILNIHPSLLPAFPGLDVQRKALEYGVKYSGCTVHFVDDTVDGGPIITQAVVPIYDNDTPEALAERILKEEHRIYTEAINLVLSGKFRIIGRRVIREES
- a CDS encoding HD-GYP domain-containing protein, producing the protein MSKPDKDFINSLYALIKATFVYDFNNDVVVNLINKFMNQLKFFFQTNNQIEIMRYRDYIFFNKIRMRFEIEGYASLQFIEENLKKLGIKSIILLPNLKAQEILKFASLFKLNREGFVQKYNEIKFNSINVEFYTEQEETIPEFLKDGEQIKKTYFKALKVTKNLIQNLWNRQAVDTKSFRRVIYTLIDSLSQDEFGLTALTAIKNFDEYTYNHSLNVGVLSLAMGQRLDLERKNLVKLGTGGLLHDIGKVAISKDLIDKNGPLTKEEWEIMKKHSVFGVSEIIKTRGLDDIAFASLLAAYQHHWNCDGTGYPEKIDPKIQPNLFARIIRICDAYDAMTTSRPYQVLPYLPAVAIRVIWAHAGTYFDRTLTKVFIQILGIYPVSSCVELNNEEIAIVLRQNPANIDRPIIKIVLNNKREKINGPIVDLGLEKSLNILRAIYPQKYDINPAEHLITL
- a CDS encoding DJ-1/PfpI family protein, which codes for MKRNFILGLLLFVFCGGSKEQKPTFSKTENEVFQKKSVLIVIAHNDFRDEEFKEPFELLKNSGFKVVIASTDTTPAMGMMGMVVKPEILISQVNPDSFVALIIAGGIGCRELWDDKILHSIINSFYEKNKIVAAICIAPIVLARAGILKDKKVTVYPGVADEIKPHCREYTGRDIEICGNVITGSGPQAAKDFAKSILEAISK
- a CDS encoding HEAT repeat domain-containing protein, with protein sequence MAVNIQEIAIDLIKTIKAAQIYQTNHPSFKNFFNQFYKDITEYLKTNYEFILKIERFSIRYEERIIYEETEKDISVAFRLFKDGIREIKFTEGITEDELLIFIEIVSRTDRDQDIALNLWECDFSHITFYVVEEEEEEKFAYTLPELPKLEINYDDTVKGILTREKIDFADKISVEITPEELRTLKSEIDEIENQTELSIVITTLIDVLKNTKSPEVVEALAEILELCINSNDFKNAVLIVNYLWNYADINLIPRIENEGMIASFAELPDTLDDQSFSDFVALIGFFSKKTIPWFIRILKNVKNDERLRVLQERLAYICQGDVEPILTFLKERDIKILTNAIVILGKIKNPSVISHLKTLTLHPSPLVRKSIVDALTEFGETKMISDFLEDTDVNVRIRALQALEKLGGYTAIYQKLIRTIKKREFLNLNYNEQKAYFDCLIANGNKNLVRDLEKILFKWILFGKQKYLVKRQLSAQALAKIGNETAVSILRKGMKKKNEDIKAVCETALKFIESKNEQTR
- a CDS encoding MBL fold metallo-hydrolase; protein product: MKSIKMTTKIKKPKKDEIIFLGTGGARFVIAKQLRATGGIFFRIGGKNILVDPGPESYYRFLTYLPKFNPEKIDAIILTHKHIDHSADINVYLDVLTQGGFKKNGVLFAPSDAFGKGGVVFDYLLEFLKEIKIITPGFEIQLNGLKIKFPIKHEHRVETYGIKLSYDNYSISYIVDTKFFPELINAYKGEIVILSLLKLESSEIDHLSVSDCEEIISGIKPKVAIITHFGMTIIRKGPWNIARQLSEKTGISVLAAEDGKHYEIEKLLHKS
- a CDS encoding magnesium transporter CorA family protein, whose product is MIRYFAIVNNKITESDKDSAAIYYFINPDDNEKKFLIENYRIDEHTLNSALDPNELARMEFEPEHIAIILKRPKKYEARDQLLFKVPTIGIFLFKNFMLIVSAEDIILFDGKLFLSVSNLNELLLKIIYRSIHHFVDHLKVINMITDELEQKINRSMENRYLINMFTLEKSLVYYLDAIHSNSMLIEKIKHNAAKFELNQEQLELLDDITIENNQCYEQAQNYSEILASLMDARASIVSNNLNILIKVLNIITILLMVPTMVVSIFSMNVPLPLQGHPYAFWIILGLSGLSVLTVIFIWWRLKL
- a CDS encoding YicC/YloC family endoribonuclease yields the protein MPYSMTGIGRASGEIKNPPIKFDVEIRSYNHRFLDISLKLPSSFSPFEDEIKKILQENICRGHIVVVVQQDREILGNRFEVDKELLDAYLTIAREIKKKYKVTGSLNINTLLSIPGLIKISQSQTDTKLIFKSFKPIFNQALNELIMSKKREGEHTKQEIMKILCDIIQEVEKIKLMIPERNEYYKKHLNDLVKGINENVDRSRLYQEMLYIADRTDVAEEYSRLSGHIKAFKDALDNEKYPGRRLNFLLQEMQREANTLSVKANYLRISESVVNIKEGIEKIREQVQNIE